In Clostridium sporogenes, one genomic interval encodes:
- a CDS encoding cyclase family protein: MKIDLTLKIRKELLSSTLKKAINEDNSFGSIGHLGTHFDVMDKEFPLDYIKRRGKIFNVCHIRNNEISLNDINLNEIEENDFIIFYTGYLKETGYGTSEYLKDYPELSKELIDYLINKKISMIGIDTTGIKKGSEHRYIDQYCADRNVFIIENMNNLDLLWSEAKNNSFTMYTFPLNIKGVTGLTSRVIAEL; this comes from the coding sequence ATGAAAATTGATTTAACATTAAAAATTAGGAAGGAATTACTTTCTTCAACTCTAAAAAAAGCAATAAATGAAGATAACTCATTCGGTTCTATCGGACATCTAGGAACTCATTTTGATGTTATGGATAAAGAATTTCCTCTTGATTATATAAAAAGAAGAGGAAAAATATTTAATGTATGCCACATAAGAAATAATGAGATTTCTTTAAATGATATAAACTTAAATGAAATTGAAGAAAATGACTTTATTATTTTTTACACTGGATACTTAAAAGAAACAGGATATGGAACATCTGAATACTTAAAAGATTATCCTGAGCTTTCTAAAGAATTAATTGATTATTTAATAAATAAAAAAATTAGTATGATAGGTATAGATACAACTGGAATAAAAAAAGGTTCTGAGCATAGGTACATAGATCAGTATTGTGCAGATAGAAATGTATTTATTATTGAAAATATGAATAATCTTGATCTATTATGGTCAGAAGCTAAGAATAATTCTTTCACCATGTACACTTTTCCTCTTAATATAAAAGGTGTAACGGGCCTTACATCTAGAGTTATAGCTGAACTATAA
- a CDS encoding pyridoxal phosphate-dependent aminotransferase, which translates to MISNEMLNLGKKRSIIRDIFEYGATRKKELGAENVYDFSLGNPSIPAPDCVNEAIKELLEKEDSIRLHSYTSAQGDLSVRKTISDSINNKYSTNLSPDNIYMTVGAAASLSISLKALAVPGDEFIVFTPFFPEYRVFIQNAGGTPVVVKSNEDDFQIDINNLIEAITPKTKAVLINSPNNPSGVIISEESIKSLCKVLEEKSNEYGHPIYLISDEPYRELVYDDIEVPYLTKYYANTFVCYSFSKSLSLPGERIGYIVVSNEMENWQDVYAAVCGAGRSLGYVCAPSLFQRVIAKCVGQTADISVYKKNRDILYNGLTELGYTCVKPDGAFYLFVKSMEPDAYAFYEKAKKHELLIVPADDFGAPGYVRISYCVTTEQIKNSMPAFEKLAKEYK; encoded by the coding sequence ATGATTTCAAATGAAATGCTTAATCTTGGAAAAAAACGCTCTATAATACGTGATATCTTTGAATACGGAGCAACTAGAAAAAAAGAACTAGGCGCAGAAAATGTATACGATTTTAGCTTAGGAAACCCTAGTATTCCAGCACCAGATTGTGTAAATGAAGCTATTAAAGAGTTATTAGAAAAAGAAGATTCTATACGTTTGCACAGCTACACATCAGCGCAAGGAGATCTTAGTGTTAGAAAAACAATTTCAGATTCTATTAATAATAAATATTCTACAAACTTGAGCCCTGATAACATATATATGACAGTTGGAGCAGCAGCTTCACTTAGTATATCTTTAAAGGCATTAGCTGTTCCAGGGGATGAATTTATTGTTTTCACTCCATTTTTTCCTGAATACCGTGTATTCATTCAAAATGCTGGTGGAACACCTGTTGTAGTTAAGTCCAATGAAGATGATTTTCAAATTGATATAAATAATTTAATTGAAGCAATAACGCCTAAAACTAAAGCTGTTCTTATTAATTCTCCTAATAATCCTTCTGGGGTTATTATATCTGAGGAAAGTATTAAATCACTTTGTAAGGTACTTGAAGAAAAATCAAATGAATATGGTCATCCAATATATTTAATTTCAGATGAACCTTATAGAGAATTAGTTTATGATGATATTGAAGTTCCTTATTTAACAAAATACTACGCTAATACATTTGTTTGCTATTCATTTAGTAAATCTCTTTCATTACCAGGAGAAAGAATAGGATATATAGTTGTATCTAATGAAATGGAAAACTGGCAAGACGTATATGCTGCAGTATGTGGAGCTGGTAGATCATTAGGATATGTATGTGCTCCAAGTTTATTCCAAAGAGTAATTGCAAAATGTGTTGGCCAAACTGCTGATATCTCAGTTTATAAGAAAAATAGAGATATATTATATAATGGACTAACTGAATTAGGTTATACATGTGTAAAACCAGACGGTGCATTTTATCTATTTGTTAAATCAATGGAACCAGATGCTTATGCTTTCTATGAAAAAGCTAAAAAACACGAATTATTAATAGTTCCTGCTGATGATTTTGGAGCTCCAGGCTATGTAAGAATCTCTTATTGTGTTACAACTGAACAAATAAAGAACTCTATGCCAGCTTTTGAAAAACTTGCAAAAGAGTATAAATAG
- a CDS encoding cyclase family protein — protein MNLHLKEFNIPEKILKWGDSQPAHQRQHIGTHIDCYNLSKIELLSKIDVKVIDARKLDIIDINILDNISIKEDSFVIFRTGYLENYGYGSEEYFNSKSSPYLTNDLIDKLLDFNVKLIGIDLSGIQHGKYHVAIDKYVENKGAYVVENICNLDKVDSEFKADLKWFQLEDATAIKVQIETL, from the coding sequence ATGAATTTACATTTAAAGGAATTCAATATTCCAGAAAAAATATTAAAATGGGGAGATTCTCAACCAGCACATCAAAGACAACATATAGGAACTCATATAGATTGCTATAATCTATCAAAAATAGAGCTACTGTCAAAAATAGATGTTAAGGTAATAGATGCTAGAAAATTAGATATTATAGACATTAATATATTAGATAATATATCGATTAAAGAGGATTCTTTTGTAATATTTAGAACAGGATATTTAGAGAACTATGGATATGGAAGTGAAGAATATTTTAATTCTAAATCAAGTCCATATTTAACTAATGATCTTATAGATAAATTGTTAGATTTCAATGTAAAATTAATAGGAATTGATTTAAGTGGAATACAGCATGGAAAATATCACGTAGCCATAGATAAATATGTTGAAAATAAAGGAGCTTATGTGGTAGAAAATATATGTAATTTAGATAAAGTTGATTCAGAATTTAAGGCAGATTTAAAATGGTTTCAATTAGAAGATGCTACAGCCATAAAAGTTCAGATTGAAACTTTATAA
- a CDS encoding MarR family transcriptional regulator, producing the protein MFEVDNINSIMESFKEIYEKEETLGRIAFRGEYEKYGVSEIHCIDFIGKIENPNVTKISESMNMTRGAISKICKKLLNNNLIHKYKKPENDKEIYFKLTKSGEELYKRHEIKHREWEERNNNFFKNIDKEEKEIVDTFLKKFNSYLDKIIESKGDI; encoded by the coding sequence GTGTTTGAAGTGGATAATATTAATAGTATTATGGAGAGTTTTAAAGAAATATATGAAAAGGAGGAAACTTTAGGAAGGATAGCATTTAGGGGTGAATATGAAAAGTATGGGGTTTCAGAAATACATTGTATAGATTTCATAGGCAAAATAGAAAATCCTAATGTTACTAAAATATCTGAAAGTATGAATATGACTAGAGGTGCTATAAGTAAAATTTGCAAAAAACTTTTAAATAATAACCTTATCCATAAATATAAAAAACCTGAGAATGATAAGGAGATATATTTTAAATTAACAAAATCAGGTGAAGAATTATATAAACGTCATGAAATAAAACATAGGGAGTGGGAAGAAAGAAATAATAACTTTTTTAAAAATATAGATAAAGAAGAAAAAGAAATTGTAGATACTTTTTTAAAAAAATTTAATAGCTATTTAGATAAAATAATAGAATCAAAAGGAGATATATAA
- a CDS encoding accessory gene regulator ArgB-like protein, giving the protein MGFSISEKVVDKLIDGNIIESEDKELYTYGFHQGFLIIFNILTAIAIGLLFKMVLESVVFFMAYIPLRSYAGGYHAKTPLRCYMFSIIIMIAVLLGIKFIYWNNFICSIITFCATSIIFALQPVEDSNKPLDQKEIDVYKKRTKIILLVLIGIGLIFWFVDNKQISITIIMALLIIAFMLILGKIKNAIIVKNY; this is encoded by the coding sequence ATGGGATTTTCTATATCAGAAAAAGTTGTGGACAAACTCATTGATGGAAATATCATTGAGAGCGAGGATAAAGAGCTATATACATATGGATTCCATCAAGGATTTTTAATAATTTTTAATATCCTTACTGCCATAGCTATAGGCCTTTTATTTAAAATGGTATTGGAAAGTGTGGTTTTTTTTATGGCATATATCCCCCTAAGATCTTATGCTGGGGGATATCATGCAAAAACACCCTTAAGATGTTATATGTTTTCCATAATTATTATGATAGCGGTACTTTTAGGAATAAAGTTTATATATTGGAATAATTTTATTTGTAGTATTATAACCTTTTGTGCTACAAGTATAATATTTGCTCTTCAACCAGTAGAAGATAGTAATAAACCCCTAGATCAAAAGGAAATAGATGTTTATAAAAAAAGAACAAAAATTATATTACTTGTTTTGATTGGAATAGGATTGATATTTTGGTTTGTTGATAATAAACAAATCTCAATAACCATAATAATGGCATTATTGATAATAGCCTTTATGCTGATACTAGGAAAAATAAAAAATGCAATTATAGTAAAAAATTATTAG
- a CDS encoding cyclic lactone autoinducer peptide produces the protein MRSFKMKMGKVLASFALMVTAYNINAACIFLVHQPKMPKGAEKLRKF, from the coding sequence GTGAGAAGTTTTAAAATGAAGATGGGTAAAGTTTTAGCCAGTTTTGCACTGATGGTTACAGCCTATAATATAAACGCAGCTTGTATATTCCTTGTTCATCAACCTAAGATGCCAAAAGGCGCAGAAAAATTGCGAAAATTCTAA
- a CDS encoding sensor histidine kinase, which yields MNINMYDFLYITTNIFGTYIIFKFMMVFFSREDANKKIEICSYVGYFFAISLVYLFIKIPIVMMLCNIFSFFIISLNYKSNMKKRIFVVMFIYLILMCIEIIVINLLSGLQFDIFAENKYYYAYSLVVLKLATYIIVLLLNKYKKSKQGEQVPLSYWISITLIPMASMYIILLLFHLNIANITFMIVGVIFILMINFSTFYLYEVISLTCAKQAEKLWIIQQNKYYERQFNLMKSSMKVTKAIKHDLKNHLLTVYSLLQKEKSEEALKHISDIIEVYNSKEEYVYSGNTAIDSVLNFKLQEARQKNISAYLNLNIPESIEIPSFDMSIILGNLMDNAIYAVDKLECNRYINFKMKYTKGRLIVRIDNPFNGEILINGNKMLTTKGDRNNHGIGIESIKVILQKYDGSMEIQHDDNVFSVTLLLYIN from the coding sequence ATGAATATTAATATGTATGACTTTTTATATATTACAACTAATATTTTTGGAACATACATTATTTTTAAGTTTATGATGGTGTTTTTTTCGCGGGAAGATGCAAATAAAAAAATAGAAATATGTTCCTATGTGGGATATTTTTTTGCTATTTCTTTGGTTTACTTATTTATAAAAATTCCGATAGTTATGATGCTGTGTAATATTTTCTCTTTCTTTATAATATCCCTGAACTATAAATCTAACATGAAAAAAAGAATTTTTGTGGTTATGTTTATCTATTTAATTTTGATGTGTATTGAAATCATTGTGATTAATCTGCTTTCAGGATTGCAATTTGATATATTTGCAGAAAATAAATATTATTATGCTTACAGTTTAGTTGTATTAAAATTAGCTACATATATTATAGTTTTACTTTTAAATAAATATAAAAAGTCGAAGCAGGGAGAGCAAGTGCCACTTTCCTATTGGATATCCATTACACTTATTCCAATGGCATCTATGTATATTATATTATTACTTTTTCATTTGAATATTGCTAATATAACCTTTATGATTGTGGGGGTTATATTTATACTGATGATTAATTTTTCTACCTTCTATTTATATGAAGTAATTTCTTTAACCTGTGCAAAGCAAGCAGAAAAGCTATGGATTATTCAGCAAAATAAGTACTATGAGAGGCAGTTTAATTTGATGAAATCTTCCATGAAAGTAACGAAGGCTATAAAGCATGATCTAAAGAATCATCTATTAACAGTTTATTCTTTGTTGCAAAAGGAAAAAAGTGAAGAAGCATTAAAGCACATATCAGATATCATAGAAGTGTATAATAGCAAGGAAGAATATGTATATTCAGGCAACACCGCTATTGACAGCGTTCTTAATTTTAAACTTCAGGAAGCAAGACAGAAGAATATAAGTGCATATCTTAATTTAAATATACCTGAGAGTATAGAGATTCCATCATTTGATATGTCAATTATTCTTGGAAATTTGATGGACAATGCAATCTATGCAGTAGATAAACTAGAATGTAATAGATATATTAATTTTAAAATGAAATACACTAAGGGAAGATTGATTGTTAGAATTGATAATCCATTTAATGGAGAAATATTAATAAATGGTAACAAAATGCTTACCACTAAAGGGGATAGAAACAATCATGGTATAGGAATTGAGAGCATAAAAGTTATTTTACAAAAATATGATGGCTCTATGGAAATACAGCATGATGACAATGTATTTTCAGTGACTTTGTTACTTTATATTAATTAA
- a CDS encoding LytR/AlgR family response regulator transcription factor — MFKVAICDDEPVICGDIENVLLNYQKYNFEEIEIEVFYSGEELCRYMEKGQSFDLIFLDIEMKEMNGVEVGRKIRQEMDDYLTKIVYISGKDSYDRQLFDVQPMHFLSKPINRKKIIADLNLAMKLLQKQRLVFSYKKGYEILRVPIKNIIYFESLNRKIKIVTTRGEDMFYGAIDEIFNRVARYQFIRIHRSYIINYIHVSRFKYEEVIMSSSSCLPIGQSRRSEVRKLQIAFENEG, encoded by the coding sequence ATGTTTAAAGTAGCAATTTGCGATGATGAGCCCGTTATCTGTGGGGACATTGAGAATGTTTTGTTAAATTATCAAAAATATAATTTTGAAGAAATAGAAATTGAAGTGTTTTATTCTGGAGAAGAATTATGTAGATATATGGAAAAGGGACAATCTTTTGATTTAATATTTTTAGATATTGAAATGAAAGAGATGAATGGTGTTGAAGTAGGAAGAAAAATACGGCAAGAAATGGATGATTATCTTACCAAAATTGTTTATATTTCAGGTAAAGACAGCTATGATAGGCAATTATTTGATGTACAGCCTATGCACTTTTTATCCAAACCAATTAATAGGAAAAAGATTATTGCAGATTTAAATTTAGCAATGAAATTATTACAAAAACAAAGGCTTGTATTTAGCTATAAGAAAGGATATGAAATATTAAGGGTACCTATTAAAAACATTATTTATTTTGAGAGTCTCAACAGAAAAATAAAGATAGTTACAACAAGAGGAGAAGATATGTTTTATGGAGCTATAGATGAGATATTTAATAGGGTTGCTAGATATCAATTTATTCGCATACACAGGTCATATATCATAAATTATATTCATGTAAGCCGGTTTAAATATGAGGAAGTTATTATGTCTAGTTCCTCCTGTCTTCCTATAGGACAATCAAGAAGGAGCGAAGTAAGAAAACTCCAGATTGCTTTTGAAAATGAGGGTTAA
- a CDS encoding FAD-binding oxidoreductase, whose translation MEYKKLDIKDIEFLKSVAGQDRVYIGEDINEDYSHDELGGISKIPDAMVEVLSTEEVSKIMAYAYKNNIPVVARGSGTGLVGASVPIHGGIMINMTKMNRILEIDEENLTLTVEPGVLLMEIGKFVEEHDLFYPPDPGEKSATIGGNISTNAGGMRAVKYGVTRDYIRGLEIVLPNGKVLQIGGKVVKNSSGYSIKDLVCGAEGTLAIVTKAILKLLPLPKKAISLLIPFPNLEMAINTVPKIIKSKAIPTAIEFMQREVILAAEKFLGKKFPDNSSDAYLLLTFDGNTKEDIEKDYEKVANICLEEGALDVYISDTDERKEAVWSARGAFLEAVKASTTEMDECDVVVPRNKVASFVKYTDELQEQFDVRIRSFGHAGDGNLHVYVLRDNLTKEQWDKKLKDVFECMYKKSVELNGLVSGEHGIGFAKKPYLFEQYGEEYMELMKNIKLAFDPKNILNPGKVCQ comes from the coding sequence ATGGAATATAAAAAATTAGATATTAAAGATATAGAGTTTTTAAAAAGTGTAGCAGGGCAGGATAGAGTATATATAGGTGAAGATATAAATGAAGACTATAGTCATGATGAACTTGGTGGAATAAGTAAAATCCCTGATGCTATGGTGGAAGTTTTAAGTACAGAAGAAGTATCAAAAATAATGGCTTATGCTTATAAGAATAATATTCCCGTAGTTGCAAGAGGATCAGGAACTGGACTTGTAGGGGCATCTGTTCCAATTCATGGTGGAATAATGATAAACATGACAAAGATGAATAGGATATTAGAAATAGATGAAGAAAATTTAACCCTTACTGTAGAGCCAGGAGTTCTCCTTATGGAGATTGGAAAATTTGTAGAAGAGCATGATCTTTTTTATCCGCCAGATCCAGGTGAAAAATCAGCAACTATAGGTGGAAATATAAGTACTAATGCTGGTGGGATGAGAGCAGTAAAATATGGGGTTACAAGAGATTATATAAGAGGATTAGAAATAGTTCTTCCAAATGGTAAAGTTCTTCAAATTGGTGGAAAGGTGGTTAAAAATAGTTCGGGATATAGCATAAAGGATTTAGTTTGTGGTGCAGAAGGAACTTTAGCTATAGTTACAAAAGCTATATTAAAATTATTACCATTGCCAAAGAAGGCTATAAGTTTGCTTATACCATTCCCAAACTTAGAAATGGCAATAAATACTGTGCCAAAAATAATAAAATCAAAAGCGATACCAACTGCTATAGAATTCATGCAAAGGGAAGTTATATTAGCAGCAGAAAAATTTTTAGGAAAGAAGTTTCCAGACAATTCTTCGGATGCGTATTTATTGCTAACCTTTGATGGAAATACTAAAGAAGACATAGAAAAAGATTATGAAAAGGTGGCAAATATTTGTTTAGAAGAAGGAGCACTTGATGTATATATTTCAGATACAGATGAAAGAAAAGAAGCAGTATGGTCAGCTAGAGGTGCATTCCTTGAAGCAGTTAAAGCATCTACTACAGAAATGGATGAATGTGATGTTGTAGTTCCAAGAAATAAAGTGGCAAGTTTTGTGAAATATACAGATGAACTTCAAGAACAATTTGATGTAAGAATAAGAAGTTTTGGTCATGCAGGAGATGGAAATTTACATGTATATGTATTAAGAGATAATTTAACTAAAGAACAATGGGACAAAAAGTTAAAGGATGTATTTGAATGTATGTACAAAAAATCTGTAGAATTAAATGGACTAGTTTCTGGAGAACATGGGATAGGCTTTGCTAAAAAACCTTATTTATTTGAGCAATATGGTGAAGAATACATGGAACTTATGAAAAATATTAAGTTAGCATTTGATCCTAAAAATATATTAAACCCAGGTAAAGTTTGTCAGTAA
- a CDS encoding electron transfer flavoprotein subunit alpha/FixB family protein encodes MGKLVVNQEKLTPSIIEELVKICPFGALGENSGKIEISAACKMCKLCVKKGPAGVMEFVEEEKSHIDKSLWTGIAVYVDHVDGDIHPITYELIGKARELANKINHPVYAVFIGHDIKKKAEEILHYGVDEVFVYDNEELKDFRIEPYTKAMEDFINKNKPSTLLVGATTIGRSLAPRVAARFRTGLTADCTILDIKENTDLIQIRPAFGGNIMAQIINPNNRPQLATVRYKVMDAPERSKEKIGKVTLCSIDKGQLDSQIKVLKVTKKQVEESISDADIIIAVGRGIKKEKDLDMINELAELIDAQIATTRPLIESGWADAKRQIGLSGRTVKPKLIITCGISGAVQFTAGMNNAECIVAINKDPKASIFNVAHYGIVGDIYEVIPTLINNIKEGKGLTV; translated from the coding sequence ATGGGAAAATTAGTAGTAAATCAAGAAAAGTTAACTCCTTCAATTATAGAGGAATTAGTTAAAATATGTCCTTTTGGAGCACTAGGAGAAAATAGTGGGAAAATAGAAATTTCAGCAGCCTGTAAAATGTGTAAGCTATGTGTTAAAAAAGGGCCAGCTGGTGTTATGGAGTTTGTAGAAGAAGAAAAATCACATATAGATAAGAGTCTTTGGACAGGCATAGCTGTATATGTAGATCATGTAGATGGAGATATTCATCCAATAACTTACGAGCTTATAGGTAAAGCAAGAGAATTAGCGAATAAAATAAATCATCCAGTATATGCAGTATTTATTGGCCATGATATAAAGAAAAAGGCAGAAGAAATTCTTCACTATGGAGTAGATGAAGTATTTGTATATGATAATGAAGAATTAAAAGATTTTAGAATAGAACCATACACTAAAGCTATGGAAGATTTCATAAATAAAAATAAACCATCTACATTATTAGTAGGCGCAACAACAATAGGAAGATCTCTTGCACCAAGAGTAGCAGCTAGATTTAGAACAGGACTTACAGCAGATTGTACAATATTAGATATAAAGGAAAATACAGATTTAATACAAATAAGACCAGCTTTTGGTGGAAATATAATGGCACAAATAATAAATCCTAATAATAGACCTCAACTTGCAACAGTAAGATATAAGGTTATGGATGCACCAGAGCGAAGTAAAGAAAAAATCGGAAAAGTAACTCTTTGTAGCATAGACAAAGGCCAGTTAGACTCACAAATAAAAGTATTAAAAGTAACAAAGAAACAAGTAGAAGAAAGTATATCAGATGCAGATATAATAATTGCAGTCGGAAGAGGAATTAAAAAAGAAAAAGATTTAGATATGATAAATGAACTAGCAGAATTAATAGATGCTCAAATAGCTACAACAAGACCATTAATAGAATCAGGATGGGCAGATGCAAAACGTCAAATAGGGTTGAGCGGAAGAACGGTAAAACCTAAACTTATAATTACTTGTGGTATATCAGGCGCTGTACAATTTACAGCAGGAATGAATAATGCGGAGTGTATAGTAGCTATAAATAAAGATCCGAAGGCATCTATATTTAATGTAGCTCATTATGGAATAGTAGGAGATATTTATGAGGTAATACCAACACTTATAAATAATATAAAAGAAGGTAAAGGATTAACTGTATAA
- a CDS encoding electron transfer flavoprotein subunit beta/FixA family protein — protein MDILVCIKQVPGTSKVEVDPVTGVLKRDGVDSKMNPYDLYALETALRLKEKFGGVVKVISMGPPQAAEVIKEAYMMGADEGVLLSDRKFAGADVLSTAYTISQGVRKMGQFDLILCGKQTTDGDTAQVGPEMAEYLNIAHIANVIKIEEVKDGSIVVEMDMPNTIEVAEVKYPCLLTVEKDICEPRLPSYRKKLETKDRKVKILSLKDFEDKNENMYGLNGSPTQVERIFPPAVNTDKEMWTGTGEELGHKLAEKLKVMKFV, from the coding sequence ATGGATATTTTAGTATGTATAAAACAAGTTCCGGGGACATCAAAAGTAGAGGTGGATCCAGTAACAGGAGTATTAAAAAGAGATGGTGTAGATTCAAAGATGAATCCATATGACCTATATGCTTTAGAAACAGCATTAAGACTTAAAGAAAAATTTGGAGGAGTTGTAAAAGTAATAAGTATGGGACCTCCTCAAGCAGCAGAAGTTATAAAAGAAGCTTATATGATGGGAGCCGATGAAGGAGTACTTCTTTCAGATAGAAAGTTTGCAGGAGCGGATGTTTTATCAACAGCCTATACCATATCTCAAGGTGTAAGAAAAATGGGCCAATTTGATTTAATACTTTGTGGAAAACAAACTACAGATGGTGATACAGCTCAAGTTGGACCAGAGATGGCAGAATATCTAAATATAGCTCATATAGCAAATGTAATAAAAATAGAAGAAGTTAAAGATGGTTCTATAGTAGTGGAAATGGACATGCCAAATACAATAGAAGTGGCAGAAGTAAAATATCCATGTCTTTTAACAGTAGAAAAAGATATATGTGAGCCAAGACTTCCATCCTACAGAAAGAAACTAGAGACAAAGGATAGAAAAGTTAAAATATTAAGCTTAAAAGATTTTGAAGATAAAAATGAAAATATGTATGGACTAAATGGATCACCAACACAGGTAGAGAGAATATTTCCACCAGCGGTAAATACAGATAAAGAAATGTGGACAGGTACCGGAGAAGAATTAGGCCACAAGTTAGCAGAAAAACTTAAAGTAATGAAATTCGTATAG
- the larA gene encoding nickel-dependent lactate racemase has protein sequence MAKIKIPYHKKMIEIEIEDKNLEGILESKADEYKRNLSQEEIVEAALDNPIQCKKLEDLVKGKKNMVIITSDHTRPVPSKVTMPILLRRIRKVNPDIDIKILIATGFHRESTKEELINKFGEEIVGNENIVMHVSTDDSTLVKVGTLPSGGELILNKLAIETELLIAEGFIESHFFAGFSGGRKSILPGIASAKTIMANHCGEFIASPNARTGILKDNPVHKDMLYAAEKANLAFILNVVIDSEKKVINAFAGHRQYAHETGCKFVLELSKVEKVKADIVVSSNGGYPLDQNIYQSVKGMTAAESTCREGGVIIMVAACNDGHGGQSFYDNLANSKSPRELLDRIAKVPRGETVPDQWEFQILARMLDKFTVILVTDMCDPNMIKAMHMEHAYNFEEALNRAYKLKGKDAKVAVIPDGVSVIVR, from the coding sequence ATGGCAAAGATAAAAATACCATATCACAAGAAAATGATTGAAATAGAGATAGAAGATAAAAATTTAGAAGGGATTTTAGAATCAAAGGCAGACGAATATAAAAGAAATTTAAGTCAAGAAGAAATTGTTGAGGCTGCATTGGACAATCCTATACAATGCAAAAAATTAGAAGATTTGGTAAAGGGAAAGAAGAACATGGTTATAATAACCAGTGATCATACAAGACCAGTACCAAGTAAGGTAACAATGCCTATACTTTTAAGAAGAATAAGAAAGGTTAATCCTGATATAGATATAAAAATATTGATTGCCACAGGTTTTCATAGAGAATCAACAAAAGAAGAACTTATAAATAAATTTGGCGAAGAAATAGTTGGAAATGAAAATATAGTTATGCATGTATCAACTGATGACAGCACTTTAGTGAAGGTTGGAACATTACCATCTGGTGGAGAGCTTATATTAAATAAATTAGCAATAGAAACAGAACTTTTAATAGCAGAGGGATTTATAGAATCACATTTCTTTGCAGGATTTTCAGGTGGAAGAAAGAGTATATTACCTGGAATAGCTTCTGCAAAAACTATAATGGCAAATCACTGTGGTGAATTTATTGCTAGTCCTAATGCTAGAACTGGAATATTAAAAGATAATCCAGTACACAAAGACATGCTTTATGCCGCTGAAAAAGCTAACTTAGCTTTTATATTAAATGTGGTAATAGATAGTGAAAAGAAAGTTATAAATGCTTTTGCAGGACATAGACAATATGCCCATGAAACAGGATGTAAATTTGTACTTGAACTTTCAAAAGTTGAAAAGGTAAAAGCAGATATAGTAGTTTCAAGTAATGGAGGATATCCATTAGATCAAAATATATATCAATCAGTAAAAGGTATGACAGCTGCTGAGTCTACCTGCAGGGAAGGCGGAGTAATAATAATGGTAGCAGCTTGTAATGATGGACATGGAGGACAATCATTTTATGATAACTTAGCTAATAGTAAATCACCACGAGAACTTTTAGATAGAATAGCAAAAGTTCCTAGAGGTGAAACAGTTCCAGATCAATGGGAATTTCAAATATTAGCTAGGATGTTGGATAAATTTACAGTTATTTTGGTTACAGATATGTGTGACCCTAATATGATTAAAGCTATGCATATGGAGCATGCATATAATTTTGAAGAAGCTTTAAATAGAGCCTATAAGCTAAAGGGAAAAGATGCTAAGGTGGCTGTAATACCTGATGGCGTTTCTGTAATTGTAAGATAA